A region from the Rosa rugosa chromosome 6, drRosRugo1.1, whole genome shotgun sequence genome encodes:
- the LOC133715662 gene encoding protein WHAT'S THIS FACTOR 9, mitochondrial has product MLLTKPTSKTLRKLLFPYQNSIFSSLYQPQNPAYTHTQKSNYVNVYMKWKKDSYFDSIEHIDKSIVLKPIINLKNCITEDPSGCIPIYEVSKRGLQLDVPMKVAKFLRKYPSIFEEFAGEYNHPWFKLTPEAAEIDREEKRVYEDCRVDLRYRLKKLILMSKEKVLPLKIIQGMEWFLGLPDDFLHYPENNLDGSFRFVTMEDGLEGLAVDSGEKVSSVVQRNAMKKGVYSGGPTEAIEFPLFPSKGLRLRNKIEDWLKEFQKLPYVSPYEDFSHLWPDTDASEKRVVGLLHELLSLFVEHSAERKKLKCLKKYMGLPQKVHRAFERHPGIFYLSFKNKTCTVILKEAYCDESAIEKHPLLEVRKKYIRLMRESAVILKNRRVNGRLAGGGNMELDLDLEPKIEDRGDGGNTEVDLDLDSENDQRDGECSQ; this is encoded by the coding sequence ATGTTACTGACCAAACCCACTTCCAAAACCCTGAGAAAGCTACTCTTCCCTTATCAaaattcaatcttttcctccttGTACCAGCCCCAAAACCCTGCTTACACACACACCCAGAAATCCAACTATGTTAATGTCTACATGAAATGGAAGAAAGACTCCTACTTTGACTCCATTGAGCACATCGACAAGTCCATAGTGCTTAAACCCATCATTAACCTCAAGAACTGCATTACTGAAGATCCCAGTGGCTGTATCCCAATCTATGAAGTGTCCAAAAGGGGTTTACAATTAGATGTACCCATGAAGGTTGCCAAGTTTTTGAGGAAATACCCATCAATCTTTGAAGAGTTTGCTGGTGAATACAATCATCCCTGGTTTAAATTGACCCCAGAAGCAGCTGAGATTGATAGGGAGGAGAAGAGGGTTTATGAGGATTGTAGGGTGGATTTGAGGTATAGGCTGAAAAAATTGATATTGATGAGTAAAGAAAAGGTTTTGCCTCTGAAAATTATTCAGGGGATGGAgtggtttttgggtttgccTGATGATTTTTTGCATTACCCGGAAAATAATCTGGATGGGTCTTTTAGGTTTGTGACAATGGAAGATGGGTTAGAGGGATTAGCTGTTGACAGTGGTGAAAAGGTCTCGTCTGTCGTGCAAAGGAATGCAATGAAAAAAGGGGTGTATTCTGGAGGTCCAACAGAGGCAATTGAGTTCCCGCTTTTCCCTTCCAAGGGTTTGAGGTTAAGGAACAAGATTGAAGATTGGTTAAAGGAGTTTCAGAAACTGCCTTATGTTTCACCTTATGAGGATTTTTCACATTTATGGCCGGATACTGATGCATCCGAGAAACGAGTTGTGGGACTTCTTCATGAGTTGCTTAGTCTATTTGTTGAGCATTCAGCAGAGAGGAAGAAGCTCAAGTGTCTTAAGAAGTATATGGGACTGCCGCAGAAAGTGCACAGAGCATTTGAGAGACATCCTGGGATTTTCTATTTGTCATTTAAGAACAAGACTTGTACGGTAATTCTTAAAGAGGCTTACTGTGATGAGTCTGCTATTGAGAAGCATCCACTTTTGGAAGTGAGGAAAAAGTATATTAGATTGATGAGGGAGTCGGCAGTGATCTTGAAGAATAGGAGAGTGAATGGCCGGTTGGCTGGTGGTGGGAATATGGAgctggatttggatttggaaccTAAGATTGAAGACAGAGGAGATGGAGGGAATACAGAGGTGGACTTGGATTTGGATTCTGAGAATGACCAAAGAGATGGAGAGTGTTCTCAGTAA